The window TTATCAAAATCCGCGAAGATGAATACGAAGAAGAGCGTTTCAGTGATTTTAAATTTGTGCCACTGATTGGCAAGAAGGGGTGGCAGCAATAATTAGGAATGAAAAATTGAAAACCTTACCCTATCTTCGTCACTGCATAAATTCCTAATTCCTAATATCTAATTTCCTTGTCAGAAAACGAAGACCCAGTATCTCAGCCTGACAATACTTCTTGGAAAGAGTATCCCTTTCTGTTAATAAAAGGCTTTTTAATGGGATCGGCAGATGTTGTGCCGGGCGTAAGCGGCGGCACGCTGGCTCTTATTGTGGGTATTTATACTCGTCTCATTAATGCCATCAAGAGTTTCGATACGCGTTTTTTTAAGCGATTAATTACGTTCAAATTTCGTTCTGCACTTAGCGAGGTACACTGGAAGTTTATGGTGATGTTGCTTTCGGGTATTTTTTGTGCTCTGCTGTTTTTTACAAAAGTAGTGCCCTTGCAGATCTATATGTTTACCAATCCCGAGTTGGTGTACGGACTTTTTTTCGGATTAATCGTGGGATCCATATTTGTATTAATTAAAGCCATTGACGGATTTAACTGGATTCATGCACTGTTTGTGTTGGTAGGGGCGGGAATCGGATTTTGGGTAGTGACCTTGGTACCTACGGATACGTCCGAAGCTCCGTGGTTTGTATTTATCAGTGGGTCTATTGCTATTTGTGCCATGATTTTACCTGGCATATCGGGATCGTATTTTCTGCTTATCCTGCGTAAGTACGATTATATTTTATCTCAATTTGGGAAGTTGGGTACGTCAGAGATGATGGGAGGATTGTTGGCCCTGCTTCCATTTATTGCCGGCGCCATAGTGGGGTTGGCACTTTTTGCCCGGTTGTTGTCGTGGCTTTTAGACCGTTATGAAGCGAAAACGTTAGCGGTGTTGATCGGCTTTTTAATTGGATCGCTGTACGTTATTTGGCCGTACCAGGATCGTAGTTATGAGCAGTTTGTTAGTAAGACCCAAGTGGTGGCATACGAAAGTGCCGAAGCGGAGGCGTTGCGCAGTAACCCACCGAATACCAATCGTCCGGAATTCAAGCGATTGGGAGAAGTGGTTAATGCTGATGGCGCACAAAAAGAAGTAGAGATTGTGACCGTAAAAAATAAACTTATCAAGAGTGATCCTTTTGTGCCGTATGTAACGGTTCAGGAGGCCGGAACAAAGCATTTTTGGAGCGGCATTTGGGGGCTACTAATTGGTCTAATTATGGTGATGGGGCTTGACTATTTACGGACGGAAACCTAATGTTATAATAGCTGTTTAATTACCATCAAAAGACTGCTATTATGAAGCCTATCACAAAGATATTAGTACCTACGGATTTTTCGGAAAATGCTCAGTTGGCCTATCGTCATGCCCAGGAAATTGCACACCGTGTTGGGGCAAAAGTGGATTTCATTCATATAATACCCACGCTTACATATTTCCATAAGAGTTTGTCAAATATGCAGGCGCCGCTTGATTTGGATGAGGAGATTTATCCCACGGCTCAAAAAGAGGCTATGCACCAGTTGCAGAAGGCAATGGATGATTACATTGCTAATGAATCTAAAGGGGAGGCTATTTGTCAGATCAATAGAAAACCATCTACAGCCATTGCCAATTATGCCCAAGAGGAGAATTATGATTTAATTGTGATGGCATCGAAGGGACATCATAAATCGAATCTTATGCGCGGTTCTACCACTAATAAAGTGGTTCGGCATTCTTCGGTACCGGTTTTTACGGTGGATGAAGGGCTGAATGCTGAAGGATTGAAGGAGATTATGATTCCTACAGATGGTTCGATGTTGTCGTTCACAGCCTTGCCTATGGGGATAACACTGGCCTCGATTTATGGTGCTGATATTACCTTTTATCATGTACAGGAGATGTATGGCAGTCCGTTGGATTCAGAAAGTCGCGATCCGCAAAAGACAGATAAGCAAAATATTTATGAAGCACTTATGAGGCGACTTGATGAGTTTCTGAATGTTGAAGGCTTGGATAATATTCAGATAGCCCGGGGAAGTGAGCAATTTCGTGATCAGTTTGTTGTTTCAGATAATGCTTCCAGTCATCGAATTGATATTTATACAGCAGTTGATCGCGGCGTGTCGGCACACTTGGGTATTGAGGATTATGCTGCCGAACATGCCGATGTGGTGGTTATGGCTACACACGGTCATAGCGGTTTTGCCCACTTGTTACTGGGTTCAACTACTGAAAAAGTAGCACAATCACTAAGCACGCCGGTGGTTACGGTAAAGCCGAAGGTTGGTAAGTTTACTGAGAAGTAAAGACTGATTACTTAATTTAAATAAAAAAGGGCACGGGTATTACCGTGTCTTTTTTTATTGGATAGTAAAAAAATTGGGAGCGAATGGTTTCGTCGGTTTCAGGGAACAAATCTGTAATTCTGGCTTTTAATCCAATGAGACAGAATCTAATAGAAACGTTGCCTAAATACTGCTACAGATATGAAATTGTTGAAAAAAATCCTTCCCGCAGCACTTACCTTGAGCATTTTTCTTATGATCATTATCGTTGGTTGTAACAGCAGTGACAACAGCGGTGAGGAAATTGACGTTGAACTTATTGAAGCAGAATCTGAGCCGCCCTCTAAAATAAGGCTCTTCTTTAAGGTAGACCTTGGCGAAGAGAACCAATTTGCTACGCTCGAACCTTCTGCTTTTGATATTCTTGAAGATGGTTCACAGATATCGCGGCTCGAATCGCAGGCCGATATTCAGCGGGAACCGGGTGATTTTTTATATTCATCAGTACTGATGCTTGATCTCAGCGGCAGTATTCTTAATAATGCCGACCTGCCCCGGCTCAAAGAAGCGGCTACAACCTTTATCGAACGCACAATGCCGGTTGAGGGCGAAGACCTGTATGGCACTCGAGAGATGTCGGTGTATTGGTTTGATGGTGAGCAGAATATCCATCCTCTGGTAGGTTTTACATCTGTCCGCGATAGTCTGATATCGGGGATTGAATCTATCAGTGAAGATATTAGTAATGACAGATCTACTAATCTTAATGGTGCAGTCATCCAGGGTTTGTCGGTAATGGATGATCGCCTGCAAGAAGTCCGTGAAGATTCGAGCGGTGCTACGGCCGGATCGATGGTATTATTTACTGACGGTACGGACCAGGCGGGATACGTGAGCACTGAACAGGCCATGGATTCGGTGCGGAATGCTGCTAAGGAGCACTCTCTTTTTACAATTGGGTTAGGTGGAGAAATTGATCAGGAGATATTGAAATCGTTTGGTAAGGATGGTTTTGAGCTTGCTGAGGATTCACTGGAACTCAATGATTCTTTCCTGGCAGTGGCCAAGAGGTTGGAGGCAGAATCAAATTCATATTATGTGCTTGAGTACTGTTCGCCCAAGCGCTCAGGTCAGCACTCATTAGAGTTGCGTGCGAACTATGAAGATAAATTTGGAAGCTTCCAAACCCAGTTTTCGGCTGAAGGTTTTTCCGGCGGATGCACGGTAGAATAAGTGGGTATTACTATTGTAAACTGATTTACTAAGCCGAAGGAGAGTAAATATACTGAGGGGTGAAAGTTAATTTTGTGCTTAAAAATAAAAAGGCGCGGGTACTTCCGCGCCTTTTTTGTTGGGATCAAATTTGGTAATTATCCCAGAAAATTTTCTCCAGCCTCGGGAATCCAGACTTCCGTGTCGGTCGATTTTTCGGTGTACTTCTTGAAATCTTTCGGATCGCCGGTAAGGGGAGGAAATGTTCCATAATGGATAGGCACTGCGTAATCTGCTTGAAGCAGGTCGCATGCCATGGCTGCTTCGCCGGGACCCATGGTATAGTAATCGCCCATAGGTACAGCAACAACATCGGGTTCGTAGAGTTCACCGTATAGTTCAAGTTCGTAAAAGATGTTGGTATCGCCTAAGTGGTAAAAGGTAATATCATCGTAAAAAGAGATCACCAGTCCTCCCGGTTCACCAGCATAGTCCCCTTGGAACGAGGAGCTGTGGTTGGCGTCTACCATTGTTACGGAAAAATCATCGAAGGCCACCGTACCTCCTTTATTAAATTCGATCGCTTGTTCTTCTTCAAGGCCGTGCTTGTTTACCAAAAGCCGGGAAAGTTCGACCATCGATACTACTTTGCAACCGGTTTTTTCGGCAATGTCGAGCGTGTCACCTACATGATCTTCATGTCCGTGAGTTAACAGAATATAATCGACGTTATCCTGTTGTTTATACTCGTCCGGTGTTGATGGATTACCCGACAGAAAGGGATCAACCAAAATATTTGTTCCTTTGGGGCTTACGAGTTTAAAAGCAGAGTGTCCCAACCATTGGGCTTGCACTGATGTATCCATAGTTAAAATAATTTTTTATTTAATGATTTATTTGAAATGGTATTGATTATCCGAAATCAATGTGTTATTAATGAAGTTCAAGGCGCATTAAATTACGGTGAATTATGAGGGTAAATGTTATTCCATTCCAGTTATTATCACAACATTTTATCGCTAATCATTCCGTGCGCTTTTTGAAGCTTATCTAATATCGTTTAACTATTAAAATTTATGAGGTTTATTCATGGCAGAACGAATTAAACTGCATCCCGAGACTCCCCATGTAAAACGATTATTTGAAATTGCCGACAAGGTGAAAGATGGAGCGGTGGTGTTGTTTCCCACCGACAGTCAATATGCACTTGGCTGTGATTATAAAAACAAAAAGGGGATTGAACGAATTCGAGAGATTCGACAGCTTGGTCAAGATGATCACTTAACTATTTTATGTGATTCTTTATCTGGAACGGCGAAGTTTGCCCATATTTCTGATTATAACTTTAAGCTGATGAAACGACTGATTCCGGGGCCATACACCTTTATTTTACCGGCAACAAAAGAGGTGCCCAAGTTGCTTGTTCATCCCAAGAAAAAAACGGTTGGGATTCGCGTACCTGATTATCCGATTTGTGAAGGGTTGGTGCGTGAAGTTGGAAATCCGATGCTGGCTATTACGGCGAAGAAGCCGGATATGGATAATAATGCGCTGGATGCGTTTGATCGGGAGCCATTTTTGCGTGAGTTCGAAAAGTTGGTGGATGTGACTATTGATAATCAGCAGGATCTGCCTTCGAGGGAAACAACGATTTTAGATATGACGGATGATAATACCAAGATTGTCCGTCGAGGACTTGGAATTGAACGGGTTGAAGAAGTGTTTGACAGGGAGCGAGAACCGTTAGAAAAATAGAGATAGTTTTTTATGAAAATTGCTATAAATACAGGGGGCGGCGACGCTCCCGGATTGAATGCGGCTATCCGGGCGGCTACCTTGGCAGCTTTGAAAAGAGGATGGGAAGTATACGGTATTGAAAATGGCTATGGTTCCATTTTTACTGATGACCCTTTTATAAAACTCGATGCAAAAGCGGTGCGTGGTATCACAATGCAGGGCGGAACCATTTTGGGTACCGCCAATCGTGGTAATCCCTTTGAAATGCCGTATGAGAAAGATGATGGTAGCTGGGGGGCCAAAGATGTATCAGACCAGCTGGTGGAAACGTTTGAGGACTACGGTATTGATGCTCTTGTAGCCATTGGCGGCGACGGTTCGATGAATATTGCCAGCAAGCTCATCCAGAAAGGACTAAATATTGTAGGCGTACCCAAAACGATTGATAATGATATTTATGGTTGCGACGTAACGCTTGGTTTTGATACCGCTATCGATATTGCCACAGGTGCAATCGACCGTATTACAACTACGGCGGAATCGCATCACCGGCTGATGGTGGTAGAAGTGATGGGGCGTTACGCCGGATGGATTGCATTATATTCCGGCATTGCATCCTCGGCAGATGTGATATTGATTCCCGAGATACCGTTTTCGTATGATTCGATTGTGAAAAAAATTAAGGAGCGGGAAGCAAAGGGACGTCATTATACGATGATTGTCGTGGCCGAAGGGGCTACGAAAAAAGACGGTGAAATTGTCACCAAAGGGAAAACGCCCGGACAACAAGTACAGCTGGGAGGGATCGCCGATCAGGTTGCGGATGAACTCAGCGAGCGAACAGGTAAAGAGTCACGGTCTGTAGTATTGGGACATCTCCAGCGTGGTGGTTCTCCATCAACTTATGATCGATTAATTTCATTGCGATTTGGCGCAGCGGCCATTCGCTGTGTAGAAGAACACGATTATAATAAGTTGGTAGTGCTACAGGATAATAAGCTGACTCGTATTCCGATCACCAGTATTGAGGGAAAAATGAAAGCTGTATCTCTTGAAAGCGATACGGTGCAAACGGCGCGTGATATTGGTATCTGTTTGGGAGATTAACATGTTAATACTCAACGATTGTTGGTTTTGCAATCGCAAGAAGAAATAAGTAAAGAATATTTATGGGACTTTTTGATTCAGTAAAGAATGCATTTTCTGGTGAAGATACGAGTGATATTTGGGCGGCGATTTCAGATTCCTCCCAAGTAGCACCAATTATTGAAGCATCAAAAGAAAAGCCACAGCTTATTTATAAACACAGCCACCGCTGCAGTGTCTGCTTTGTGGCCAAGGGGACTTTGGAACAAGCCTCAGAAAAAATTCTGCAGCACGCTGATATGCATTTTGTAAATGTGGTAAACAGCCGAGAGGCTTCAAATGAAATTGCTTCAGCTCTGGATATTCGCCATGAGTCGCCCCAAGTTATTTTGGTTGATGATGGGGAGGCGGTGTGGCATGGATCGCATGGGAGTATTAATGCTGAAGAGTTGTTAGACCATCTGGGATAAAAGCTTTCTTAATCCTCAAAAATATTTCTGAACCCTTCATCAAAAGGTGGTTCGACTGTTCCTTCTTCGGTTACGATGCCAGTGATATATGAATTGGGAGTAATATCGAACGTGGGATTATAGGCTTCAGCTTTTTTAGGAGCTACCTGCGAGTCGCTGTAATTGAGAATTTCTTCTTGGTCGCGCTCTACTAACGGAATATCATCGCCTTGGTCAATATCCATGTCAACAGTTGAAAGCGGAGCAGCTACATAAAAGGGGACATTATTTTCTTGAGCCAAGACAGCTAAGGGATAAGTGCCTATTTGGTTTGCCACATCACCGTTGGCTGCGACTCTATCTGCCCCAACGATGATCATATCTACTTCGTCGCGCTGCATAAGCGATCCGGCAGCCGAATCTGTGATAATTTTCATTGGGATTTCTGCATTCATCAGTTCCCAGGCCGTAAGGCGTGAGCCTTGCAGCAGGGGACGCGTTTCATCTACCCACACAAACGGTTTTTTGCCCTGCTCATGCGCGTGAAATATTGCTGAAAGAGCGGTACCATATTTTCCGGTCGCCAGGCTTCCGGTATTACAGTGTGTTAGCACTTGTGCATCTTTAGGGATCAAATCCCCGCCATGTTCGCCAATCTTTTTACAGATGCGTTTGTCTTCATCGTGGATTGTTTTCGCTGTTTGTAATACTATCTTTTTTATCTCACTGATCTCTTTACCTTTATGTGCTCGAATAGTGGATTTGATGCGATTCGTAGCCCATTCAAGGTTGGTGGCGGTAGGGTGTGCTCCCTCTAAATACTCTGCCACTCGGTTTACCTCAACGATAAAGCTTTCAAAAGCATTTTCGGGGAGTTCTTTAATTCCCAAATACATACCGTAGGCAGCAGCAATACCAATGGCGGGTGCCCCGCGAATGCGGAGTTTTTTTATTGCTTCCCACATACGCCCAACATCGCGAATGTCGCTATAGACTTCCCGGCCGGGCAGATAGGTTTGATCTAAAATGCGAACATGATCTTCCCGCCATTCAATAGATTGTACAGCCGCGTCAATATCATTATTCATAACAGTCAAGATTTCATTTTGGGGAGCTTATCAGCTAATGATTATGATAAAAGATGCGGGATTTTACAACCTTCATTATGTTGCACTTCGCTGATAAGTGATTTGGTTGCAGTGCATAGTGTTGTAACTAAATAAAAGACCAATCAATATATTTTTGTCTCATTTAGATTAATATCCCTGTGCAGAGCCATCGCCGCGCGGATCGGGAGAGCCAAACTTTAAGCCCTCGTCATCCACAAGAATATTGTGTGTCCGTCCAATGCTTCCCCTGACTTCAAGTTGGTGACCCATTTTCTGTAATTTATGTCGGGTATCGGGACTTAGGCCAAATTCTTCGTAATACAGTTTGTCTGGCATCCATTGGTGATGAAAGCGAGGTGCAGAATTAGCTTTTTGAGGATCCATCCCAAAAACGGCCATATTAAGAAAATTATGGAAGGTTGCTGTTATAATCATAGGTCCGCCAGCGGCTCCCAATACCATCCTGGTAGAATCATTTTTTGTAACAATCGTGGGGGACATGCTGCTGAGCATCCGTTTTTTGGGAGCTACGGCGTTGGCTTTGCCCTGAATTAGTCCAAACATATTGGGTTCGCCGGGTTGAGCCGTAAAGTCATCCATTTCATTGTTAAGCAAAAAGCCTGCTCCATCGACGGCAATTTTATTTCCAAAAGAGCCATTAAGGGTCGTGGTAACAGCTACCGCATTTCCTTGTTCATCTACAATGGAATAATGAGTTGTCTCAGTTGATTCCTCAATCGAAATTGGATCACCGTGCGAAATATTATCACTGCTGGTAATAGTATCAGACTTAAAGCTTGTCATTCGATGATCATTATATGTTTCGGATAACAATTCTGGCTTTGGGATATTCACGAAGTCCGGATCACCGAGAAAATGAGCTCGATCTGCAAAAGCGCGTCGCATAACTTCGGTCACTAAATGAACATATTCGGCAGAGTTGAATCCCAATTTTTTGAGGTCATAATTTTCGAGCATCGTAAGCATTTGAGCGATTGCGATACTGCCGCTACTGGGGGGAGGCATGATATGAAGGTTATATCCATTGTAGGTAACCGACACAGGATCACGCCATTTGCTTTCGTAGTTTTTAAGATCACGATAGTTGATAATACCTCCAAGTTCTTCCATCGTATTGACAATGCGATCGGCCGTAAGTCCGGAGTAAAACCCATCACGTCCCATACGTGCGATGCGATCTAAGGTAGCAGCCAGATCTTCTTGCACAAAGAGATCTCCTTCTTGATAGGGGGTTTTATCACGTTTGGTAAAATATCGGCGTGAGGTGCGATATTTCTGAAATTTGTCTGCGTAGTAATTTAGATCTTGTGCTTGTTTCCAGCTAAGGGGAAATCCGTCTTCTGCCAGTTTAATGGCCGGTTCTATTACTGTTTCGAGCGGCAAGTTTCCATATCGCTCGAGAGCTTTAATCATTCCATCCACAACTCCGGGTACACCCGAGGCGAGTGCTGATCGGCGACTTAAATCGGATTGGTATTCTCCGTTTTTAATAAACATATCTTTTGTGGCGCGTTCGGGGGCACGTTCCCGAAAATCGAGTGCTTTTGAAGTGCCGTCTTCAAGATGCAAAACCATAAAGCCACCGCCCCCAATATTTCCGGCACGGGGCTCAGTTACGGCTAAGGCGAACTGTACGGCAACAGCTGCATCAACAGCATTGCCCCCCTGTTGCAATATTTTTTTACCGATTTGCGAAGCATGTTTTTCGGCAGAGACGACAACGGCATTTTCGTATGATTTGGCCCAGCCGGTTTGGGAAAAAACTTGCTCAGTTTGAGTGCCAATGATTATGAGTAGAGCAAATAGAAATTGCAGAATGATACGCATGGCCATATATCTGTATATTAATCTTAAGGAGCATGCAAATATAAGAAATATCGGGTAGGATTCACCTGATTTGTTATTTTTCTATTCATGCTTCCGGTAATTAATCTAAATAAGATTTCACTTTTGGGTTTATGTAGTGTATGCCCAAAAAATTGGTCAAGATAGTACGATAGGCTTTTGAAAGTATTTTGGGCTTTGTAAGGAAT of the Fodinibius sp. Rm-B-1B1-1 genome contains:
- a CDS encoding DUF368 domain-containing protein, with the translated sequence MSENEDPVSQPDNTSWKEYPFLLIKGFLMGSADVVPGVSGGTLALIVGIYTRLINAIKSFDTRFFKRLITFKFRSALSEVHWKFMVMLLSGIFCALLFFTKVVPLQIYMFTNPELVYGLFFGLIVGSIFVLIKAIDGFNWIHALFVLVGAGIGFWVVTLVPTDTSEAPWFVFISGSIAICAMILPGISGSYFLLILRKYDYILSQFGKLGTSEMMGGLLALLPFIAGAIVGLALFARLLSWLLDRYEAKTLAVLIGFLIGSLYVIWPYQDRSYEQFVSKTQVVAYESAEAEALRSNPPNTNRPEFKRLGEVVNADGAQKEVEIVTVKNKLIKSDPFVPYVTVQEAGTKHFWSGIWGLLIGLIMVMGLDYLRTET
- a CDS encoding metal-dependent hydrolase gives rise to the protein MDTSVQAQWLGHSAFKLVSPKGTNILVDPFLSGNPSTPDEYKQQDNVDYILLTHGHEDHVGDTLDIAEKTGCKVVSMVELSRLLVNKHGLEEEQAIEFNKGGTVAFDDFSVTMVDANHSSSFQGDYAGEPGGLVISFYDDITFYHLGDTNIFYELELYGELYEPDVVAVPMGDYYTMGPGEAAMACDLLQADYAVPIHYGTFPPLTGDPKDFKKYTEKSTDTEVWIPEAGENFLG
- a CDS encoding universal stress protein, which translates into the protein MKPITKILVPTDFSENAQLAYRHAQEIAHRVGAKVDFIHIIPTLTYFHKSLSNMQAPLDLDEEIYPTAQKEAMHQLQKAMDDYIANESKGEAICQINRKPSTAIANYAQEENYDLIVMASKGHHKSNLMRGSTTNKVVRHSSVPVFTVDEGLNAEGLKEIMIPTDGSMLSFTALPMGITLASIYGADITFYHVQEMYGSPLDSESRDPQKTDKQNIYEALMRRLDEFLNVEGLDNIQIARGSEQFRDQFVVSDNASSHRIDIYTAVDRGVSAHLGIEDYAAEHADVVVMATHGHSGFAHLLLGSTTEKVAQSLSTPVVTVKPKVGKFTEK
- the mtnA gene encoding S-methyl-5-thioribose-1-phosphate isomerase, which gives rise to MNNDIDAAVQSIEWREDHVRILDQTYLPGREVYSDIRDVGRMWEAIKKLRIRGAPAIGIAAAYGMYLGIKELPENAFESFIVEVNRVAEYLEGAHPTATNLEWATNRIKSTIRAHKGKEISEIKKIVLQTAKTIHDEDKRICKKIGEHGGDLIPKDAQVLTHCNTGSLATGKYGTALSAIFHAHEQGKKPFVWVDETRPLLQGSRLTAWELMNAEIPMKIITDSAAGSLMQRDEVDMIIVGADRVAANGDVANQIGTYPLAVLAQENNVPFYVAAPLSTVDMDIDQGDDIPLVERDQEEILNYSDSQVAPKKAEAYNPTFDITPNSYITGIVTEEGTVEPPFDEGFRNIFED
- the ggt gene encoding gamma-glutamyltransferase, with protein sequence MRIILQFLFALLIIIGTQTEQVFSQTGWAKSYENAVVVSAEKHASQIGKKILQQGGNAVDAAVAVQFALAVTEPRAGNIGGGGFMVLHLEDGTSKALDFRERAPERATKDMFIKNGEYQSDLSRRSALASGVPGVVDGMIKALERYGNLPLETVIEPAIKLAEDGFPLSWKQAQDLNYYADKFQKYRTSRRYFTKRDKTPYQEGDLFVQEDLAATLDRIARMGRDGFYSGLTADRIVNTMEELGGIINYRDLKNYESKWRDPVSVTYNGYNLHIMPPPSSGSIAIAQMLTMLENYDLKKLGFNSAEYVHLVTEVMRRAFADRAHFLGDPDFVNIPKPELLSETYNDHRMTSFKSDTITSSDNISHGDPISIEESTETTHYSIVDEQGNAVAVTTTLNGSFGNKIAVDGAGFLLNNEMDDFTAQPGEPNMFGLIQGKANAVAPKKRMLSSMSPTIVTKNDSTRMVLGAAGGPMIITATFHNFLNMAVFGMDPQKANSAPRFHHQWMPDKLYYEEFGLSPDTRHKLQKMGHQLEVRGSIGRTHNILVDDEGLKFGSPDPRGDGSAQGY
- the ytxJ gene encoding bacillithiol system redox-active protein YtxJ translates to MGLFDSVKNAFSGEDTSDIWAAISDSSQVAPIIEASKEKPQLIYKHSHRCSVCFVAKGTLEQASEKILQHADMHFVNVVNSREASNEIASALDIRHESPQVILVDDGEAVWHGSHGSINAEELLDHLG
- a CDS encoding ATP-dependent 6-phosphofructokinase, whose translation is MKIAINTGGGDAPGLNAAIRAATLAALKRGWEVYGIENGYGSIFTDDPFIKLDAKAVRGITMQGGTILGTANRGNPFEMPYEKDDGSWGAKDVSDQLVETFEDYGIDALVAIGGDGSMNIASKLIQKGLNIVGVPKTIDNDIYGCDVTLGFDTAIDIATGAIDRITTTAESHHRLMVVEVMGRYAGWIALYSGIASSADVILIPEIPFSYDSIVKKIKEREAKGRHYTMIVVAEGATKKDGEIVTKGKTPGQQVQLGGIADQVADELSERTGKESRSVVLGHLQRGGSPSTYDRLISLRFGAAAIRCVEEHDYNKLVVLQDNKLTRIPITSIEGKMKAVSLESDTVQTARDIGICLGD
- a CDS encoding L-threonylcarbamoyladenylate synthase, translated to MAERIKLHPETPHVKRLFEIADKVKDGAVVLFPTDSQYALGCDYKNKKGIERIREIRQLGQDDHLTILCDSLSGTAKFAHISDYNFKLMKRLIPGPYTFILPATKEVPKLLVHPKKKTVGIRVPDYPICEGLVREVGNPMLAITAKKPDMDNNALDAFDREPFLREFEKLVDVTIDNQQDLPSRETTILDMTDDNTKIVRRGLGIERVEEVFDREREPLEK
- a CDS encoding vWA domain-containing protein, which produces MKLLKKILPAALTLSIFLMIIIVGCNSSDNSGEEIDVELIEAESEPPSKIRLFFKVDLGEENQFATLEPSAFDILEDGSQISRLESQADIQREPGDFLYSSVLMLDLSGSILNNADLPRLKEAATTFIERTMPVEGEDLYGTREMSVYWFDGEQNIHPLVGFTSVRDSLISGIESISEDISNDRSTNLNGAVIQGLSVMDDRLQEVREDSSGATAGSMVLFTDGTDQAGYVSTEQAMDSVRNAAKEHSLFTIGLGGEIDQEILKSFGKDGFELAEDSLELNDSFLAVAKRLEAESNSYYVLEYCSPKRSGQHSLELRANYEDKFGSFQTQFSAEGFSGGCTVE